In Halorubellus sp. JP-L1, one DNA window encodes the following:
- a CDS encoding DUF1028 domain-containing protein yields MGSDDLEQSRARPRDSDDLEQPRPSTFSIVARDPETDAVGVAVQSKFVSVGSVVPFASADAGAVATQSFANVAYGPDGLELLRDGHDAESVVDELTEADDAAEDRQVGVVGQDGSVAAFTGDECFDVAGDVQGEGYTVQGNILENDETLPAMADAFESTDAGLPEKLLAALHAGNDAGGDSRGEQSAAMYVAKPDGGYDGKNDRWIDVRVDDHEHPIDELERVFRIYDITLLSREEPDDVRELDGEVGREVAATLADLGFYDDDPEPIADEGFGDAEREALEAFRGMNNFENHDLAVIEDALARGWRDAAEDADADSDADADADGDGAADGESRMIEAIWHGLQRLDRK; encoded by the coding sequence GCGACGACCTGGAGCAGTCGAGGGCCCGACCGCGAGACAGCGACGACCTGGAGCAGCCGAGGCCCTCGACGTTCTCGATCGTCGCTCGCGACCCGGAGACGGACGCGGTCGGCGTCGCCGTCCAGTCGAAGTTCGTGAGCGTCGGGAGCGTCGTCCCGTTCGCGAGCGCGGACGCCGGCGCGGTCGCGACGCAGTCGTTCGCGAACGTCGCGTACGGCCCGGACGGCCTGGAGTTGCTCCGGGACGGCCACGACGCCGAGTCGGTCGTCGACGAACTCACCGAGGCGGACGACGCGGCCGAGGACCGCCAGGTCGGCGTCGTCGGCCAGGACGGCTCCGTCGCGGCGTTCACGGGCGACGAGTGCTTCGACGTCGCCGGCGACGTCCAGGGCGAGGGGTACACCGTTCAGGGGAACATCCTCGAGAACGACGAGACGCTGCCCGCGATGGCCGACGCGTTCGAGTCGACCGACGCCGGCCTCCCCGAGAAGCTGCTCGCGGCGCTGCACGCCGGGAACGACGCCGGCGGCGACTCGCGGGGCGAGCAGTCCGCCGCGATGTACGTCGCGAAGCCCGACGGCGGGTACGACGGGAAGAACGACCGCTGGATCGACGTGCGCGTCGACGACCACGAGCACCCGATCGACGAACTCGAGCGCGTGTTCAGGATCTACGACATCACGCTCCTCTCGCGCGAGGAACCCGACGACGTCCGCGAACTCGACGGCGAGGTCGGCCGCGAGGTCGCCGCGACCCTCGCCGACCTCGGGTTCTACGACGACGACCCCGAACCCATCGCCGACGAGGGGTTCGGTGACGCCGAGCGCGAGGCGCTCGAGGCGTTCCGCGGCATGAACAACTTCGAGAACCACGATTTGGCAGTGATCGAGGACGCGCTCGCTCGCGGCTGGCGCGACGCCGCCGAGGACGCCGATGCCGACAGCGATGCCGATGCTGACGCCGACGGCGATGGCGCGGCCGACGGAGAGTCGCGGATGATCGAGGCGATCTGGCACGGCCTCCAGCGCCTGGACCGAAAGTAG
- a CDS encoding dodecin, which yields MVFKKITLIGTSPESFDAAADDAIERAQDTLDNVHWIEVEELGVEVASVENREYQAEVVVAFELEG from the coding sequence ATGGTATTCAAGAAGATCACCCTGATCGGCACCAGCCCGGAGAGCTTCGACGCCGCGGCCGACGACGCGATCGAGCGCGCACAGGACACCCTCGACAACGTCCACTGGATCGAGGTCGAGGAACTCGGCGTCGAGGTCGCGAGCGTCGAGAACCGAGAGTACCAGGCCGAGGTCGTTGTGGCGTTCGAACTCGAGGGCTGA
- a CDS encoding iron-sulfur cluster assembly accessory protein, translating into MSTESASAEPGGSLTVSEEAAEEALSLIESEGMDVEESGLRLFVKQGGCAGLSYGMRFEHEPADEDSVFDHHGLRVFVDPASLDYVEGSHLAYEGGLQGEGFHVENPNVVSECGCGESFRT; encoded by the coding sequence ATGAGTACGGAAAGCGCGTCTGCCGAACCGGGTGGCAGTCTCACCGTGAGCGAGGAGGCCGCCGAGGAGGCGCTCTCGCTCATCGAGAGCGAGGGCATGGACGTCGAGGAGTCCGGACTTCGCCTGTTCGTCAAACAGGGCGGGTGCGCGGGCCTGTCCTACGGGATGCGGTTCGAGCACGAGCCCGCCGACGAGGACTCGGTGTTCGACCACCACGGCCTCCGGGTGTTCGTCGACCCCGCGAGTCTGGACTACGTCGAGGGCAGCCACCTCGCGTACGAAGGCGGCCTCCAGGGCGAGGGGTTCCACGTCGAGAACCCCAACGTCGTCAGCGAGTGCGGCTGCGGCGAATCGTTCCGGACCTGA
- a CDS encoding cupin domain-containing protein, with amino-acid sequence MEPVDESDLEWEELERGDAAFRRKRLADAAGAGDDLGCSLYELPPGKRSWPYHYHTANAEAIYVLDGDGLVRLGDDEYRVSAGSYVHCPAAPEGAHRVVNDGDDPLRYLMVSTMDEPEIIEYPDSEKVGVFAGSPPGSRADRSVHGYFRTDDAVDYWDGEE; translated from the coding sequence ATGGAGCCAGTCGACGAGAGCGACCTCGAGTGGGAGGAGTTAGAGCGCGGCGACGCGGCGTTCCGACGGAAGCGCCTCGCGGACGCCGCCGGCGCCGGCGACGACCTCGGCTGTAGCCTCTACGAGCTCCCGCCAGGGAAGCGCTCGTGGCCGTACCACTACCACACCGCGAACGCCGAAGCGATCTACGTCCTCGACGGCGACGGCCTCGTTCGACTCGGCGACGACGAGTACCGCGTCTCCGCTGGATCGTACGTCCATTGCCCCGCAGCGCCCGAGGGCGCGCACCGCGTCGTCAACGACGGCGACGACCCGCTCCGGTACCTGATGGTGTCGACGATGGACGAACCCGAGATCATCGAGTACCCCGACAGCGAGAAAGTCGGCGTGTTCGCCGGGTCGCCGCCCGGCAGCCGCGCGGACCGCAGCGTCCACGGCTACTTCAGGACCGACGACGCCGTCGACTACTGGGACGGCGAAGAGTGA